In the genome of Shewanella glacialimarina, one region contains:
- a CDS encoding ABC transporter ATP-binding protein, which translates to MTEFVIEAVNVVKKFGDFTAIENVTLRVPKGCIYGFLGPNGCGKSTMIRVLTGLLSPTSGDITVLGLSMPKQAESLRLKIGYMTQKFSLYDDLSVQENMQFMGQIFGMGSKALSLRINEQLMTYGLDSIRQQRVAGMSGGQRQRLSLACATMHNPELLFLDEPTSAVDPQNRREFWEQLFELSAQGTTILVTTHYMDEAERCHRLAVMESGIIRADGEPDALMRDMGVNIVEVNSPQLRALKKKLLATKAVRSAAQLGVRLRVLIYQDITDPIQWLKTTFPELAQAEMNLARPSLEDVFVCVTGEGRQ; encoded by the coding sequence ATGACTGAATTCGTTATTGAAGCAGTCAACGTGGTGAAAAAGTTTGGTGATTTCACTGCTATCGAAAACGTCACCTTACGTGTCCCTAAAGGTTGTATTTATGGCTTTTTAGGCCCAAATGGTTGCGGTAAATCCACCATGATAAGAGTGCTAACGGGTTTGCTAAGCCCTACATCGGGTGACATCACCGTATTGGGCTTATCCATGCCCAAGCAAGCAGAATCATTACGCTTAAAAATTGGCTACATGACCCAAAAATTCTCCCTGTATGATGATTTAAGTGTGCAAGAAAACATGCAGTTTATGGGGCAAATATTTGGTATGGGCAGTAAGGCATTAAGCCTGCGCATTAATGAGCAATTAATGACTTATGGGTTAGATTCTATTCGTCAACAAAGGGTTGCGGGTATGAGTGGTGGTCAGCGTCAGCGTTTATCTTTAGCGTGTGCCACTATGCATAACCCAGAGTTACTTTTTTTGGATGAACCTACTTCCGCGGTTGACCCGCAAAATAGAAGAGAGTTTTGGGAGCAGTTGTTTGAGTTATCAGCACAAGGCACCACTATTTTAGTCACCACCCATTACATGGATGAAGCTGAACGTTGCCATCGTTTGGCGGTAATGGAATCTGGTATTATTCGTGCAGACGGAGAACCTGATGCTTTAATGCGTGATATGGGCGTTAATATTGTGGAGGTTAACAGTCCGCAGTTACGTGCCTTGAAAAAAAAGCTACTGGCAACGAAAGCTGTTCGATCAGCGGCGCAGCTAGGAGTACGCTTAAGGGTGTTGATTTATCAAGACATCACCGATCCTATTCAATGGCTGAAAACAACCTTTCCTGAACTTGCCCAAGCTGAAATGAATCTTGCACGTCCTAGTTTAGAAGATGTGTTTGTGTGTGTCACCGGTGAGGGGCGCCAATGA
- a CDS encoding ABC transporter permease, whose translation MMSFYRIKAVMVKEIRQLSRDRITFGMVVMIPLIQLLLFGYAINTDIRQIPIAVVDQSQSTAGRVITESVKVTQVVNVVRHFATAEEAEQAIKQGVVRAALILPQDLTQRMVQNRVLGQWIVDGSDTMISSAILALKSMPLTDFDFDIRPKTVKTFEVVLFYNPSRRSAVNIVPGLLGIILTMTMILFTSTAIVRERERGNLELLITTPISPIELMIAKIVPYIFVGLIQVFIILGLGHWIFDVPINGSVAQILFGTLLFISASLSLGLMISTLAKNQLQAMQMTIFILLPSILLSGFMFPYEGMPETAQWISEALPATHFMRLIRGVVLREADLIDLWRDTLWLACFTVVGLFVAAARFKKTLD comes from the coding sequence ATGATGTCTTTCTATCGAATAAAAGCGGTAATGGTGAAAGAGATCCGTCAATTATCAAGGGACCGGATTACCTTTGGCATGGTAGTGATGATCCCGCTTATTCAGCTATTGTTGTTTGGTTATGCCATTAATACCGACATTCGCCAAATACCGATAGCAGTTGTCGACCAAAGCCAGAGTACTGCGGGGCGGGTGATAACTGAGTCTGTTAAAGTTACTCAAGTGGTGAACGTTGTTAGGCATTTTGCTACCGCAGAAGAGGCTGAGCAAGCCATTAAACAGGGAGTTGTGCGTGCAGCGCTAATACTGCCGCAGGATTTAACTCAGCGAATGGTGCAAAATAGAGTGTTAGGCCAATGGATAGTTGATGGCTCAGACACTATGATCAGTTCAGCTATTTTAGCGCTAAAGTCTATGCCGTTAACCGATTTTGATTTCGACATTCGCCCTAAGACCGTTAAAACCTTTGAAGTGGTATTATTTTATAATCCGAGCCGACGCTCTGCGGTGAATATTGTGCCGGGTTTGTTAGGGATTATATTGACCATGACGATGATTCTATTCACCAGTACCGCCATAGTACGTGAACGGGAGCGAGGCAACTTAGAGTTGCTTATCACTACCCCTATTAGCCCAATAGAGTTGATGATAGCCAAAATTGTTCCATATATTTTTGTTGGCTTAATTCAGGTGTTCATCATTTTGGGGTTAGGCCATTGGATATTTGATGTGCCTATCAATGGGTCAGTTGCACAGATATTATTCGGCACCCTATTGTTTATTTCAGCCAGTTTATCATTGGGGTTAATGATTTCTACCTTGGCTAAAAATCAATTACAAGCCATGCAAATGACCATCTTTATCTTATTACCTTCAATATTATTGTCTGGTTTTATGTTTCCGTATGAAGGTATGCCAGAAACGGCACAATGGATATCAGAAGCGCTTCCGGCAACTCACTTTATGCGTTTAATTCGAGGTGTTGTATTACGAGAAGCTGATTTAATCGACCTATGGCGCGATACCCTGTGGCTTGCTTGTTTTACTGTGGTCGGCTTGTTCGTTGCTGCAGCTCGATTTAAGAAAACATTAGATTAA